ACCCTGCCCGCCATCGACATGTCGCTGGCGTTCGACGGCAATCCGTTGGTCGCGCTCAATCCACTGAACTGGCAGAGCATCATCGGCCGGCTCGGCGCCGGCTACTTCATTCCCGTAATTCTCAACGTGGTCATCGGCGGCCTCATGGTGCTGCCGTCGCCGAGCCTGTCGTGGCTGCCTTTCTGGCTGTCGCTGCCGTTGTTCGCCTTTGCGTACACCTACCTGATCATCTTCAACCTGCACCTGATGGGCGCCATGATCCACCAGCGCCATGAGCAGTTCGATCTTGAGCCGGAGGCGGAAACGCTGGCGCGCGAGAGCGGCCAGGATGAGGACGAGCACCTGCTTACCCGCGTACGGGAGATGGCCAAGGTCGACCGGCGTGCCGCCATCCGCATGCTGGTCGAGCGCATGCAGGGGCGCAGTGCGCCGGCGTCGCTGCACCAGGCGTATCGCGAGCTGTTGCGCAAGGAAGGGCTGACCGATGGCCTGATCGAACATGGCCACCTCTGGATCGCGGCACTGATGATGCAGGGCGATACGCGCCGTGCGCTCGCCTTGACGCAGGAGTGCGTGGACATCGACCCGGCCTTTTTGCCGGATGCCCCCGACAGCGCCGCAGCCCTGGCCGAACATGCCTCCCGCGCCGGCATGACCCGACTCTCACTGAAGCTTTGCCGGGGTTACCTGGCCCGGTGGCCCCGGTCATCCGACTGCCCGCGTGTTGGGCTGCTGGCCGCCAACCAGATGGCCGACCGGCTTGGCCAGCGCGCCGAGGCTGCCGTATTGCTCGGCAAGCTCGCCGCCGCATGGCCCAACCACCCGTTGCACCCTACCCTGGTGGCGCTTGCATCACGGATGCAACAGGCTGGCGGCACAACGCACGCATCCGCCGTCGACTAGCCGTTTCCCCTGTTGACGTGGCACCAACGTCGGCGCACCTGGAAAGTGACGACGGGAGTGGATGGATGCCCGTCATCACCTTGGCGACAAGCCGGCTAGAATCCGCCACACGCACCAAGCAATGGATTCACCCGCACATGAGCCGCTGGCGCCCACCTTCGCCCTCGTCCACCGCCATCATCACCCGTGACGGCTTCGAGAAGCTGAAATCCGAACTCGACCATCTCTGGCATACGCTGCGCCCGGAAGTGGTGAAGGCGCTGGCCGCCGCTGCGGCCGAAGGCGATCGCTCGGAAAACGCGGAGTACACCTACCGCAAGAAGCAGCTCGGCGAAATCGACCGCCGCGTACGCTACCTGAGCAAACGCATTCCCTCCCTCAAGGTGGCGGAGGGCGCGCCGGCCAATCGCGACACGGTGTTCTTTGGAGCGAGCATCGAACTGGAGAACGTCGATTCCGGTGAAAGTGTGCTCTACCGCATCGTGGGTCCGGACGAAACCGACGCACGGCAAGGCTGGATCAGCATCGACTCGCCACTGGCCCGTGCGGCGTTGAAGAAGCACGTCGACGACGAATTCGATGCCGAGTTGCCCGGTGGGCGCACGCGCTTTGTGATCGTGGCGGTGAGCTACTGAGAGCCTGTTTACGATCTTAGGGCCTGTTCAAAATCTTGCCCTGGCACTCCGCACTCCCTCACCGTCATTCCCGCGAAAGCGGGAATCCAGTGCCTTTTCCCGTTGTGCTCAAAGCATAAAGGCGCTGGATTCCCGCTTCCGCGGGAATGACGGTGAGGAAACTTGAGACTGGAACGAGATCGCGGACAGGCTCCAGGCACGCCCCACCATCACTGCCCGCGCAGTAGAGCCTGCACTTCCGCCTGGTGGGATTCGACAAAGCGGATGTTGTCCGCATTCACCCAGGTCTGGTTGAGGTTGCCCGACAGCGCCTGATCGTTGCGCGCCTGCAACGCCATGATCGCGTTCATCAGCGCAATGTTGGCCAGCATGAATTCGCGCGGGGTGAAGCCGTATTTCTTGACCAGCGCCGGAATGCGCGGATCGGCCGCCATGGCCTGATTGGCCAGGTCGTTCAGGCTGTGCACCTTGGTGGCGTCGGGCGCGGCCTGCGGCGGAATGCCGGCGGCGCGCGCTTCACGGGTCGCCGCCGCGAGTCGGCCGAACACATCGTCATTGAGCGTGTACTGCTTGATCTGCTGCTTGTCCGCCTGCGGCAGGCCCGGCGGGGTCACCTGTGCATGTACCAGCGGCACGGCGCCAAGCACCAGGGCGAGCACGGCTACGCGGCATACGGAAAGAGCACGGTCAAGAGCTGGCATCGGGAATCTCCGGCAAAGGCATCACCCTAACATCGGGTGCTTGAATGACACTTCATTCGTGCAGAAGTTGCCTGAGGTCCGCCTGGTAGCCCGCGTCTATCTGCTTGAGCCGGGCCGTCCTGGCCGCCTCGTTCACCCAGCGCCCGTGCTCGGCCTGCTCGCGCATCAGGCGGTATTCCATGTCGATGAAGGGCCGCAGCACCGCGTTGTCGGCCGCGGCAAAGCCGGCCAGGTCGGGAATGCGCGCCAGGTTCGCCCGCTCACGCTCGCCCGCGGCGCCCGGCGCCTGTCCGTAACCGTGCATGAAGTCGATCAGCTGTCGCCGCAAGGGCTGGGCCAAGCCGTCGCGCACGACCAGCACGCCCGAAGGGATCAGCTGGGAACGCCAGATCACGCGCAACTGTGCGGCCTCCTCGGGAAAGTTGTGCCGGAACAGATCCAGGTCGGGGTTGTTGCAGGTCGCCACGTCCACCTCGCCGTTGCTCACGGCGAGCGCGTTGTTCTGATGATTGCCCACGCGCACGCTGGCGAAGAACGTGTCCGAGTTGAGCCCGTTGGGCGCGAACACCTCCGCTTCCGGCGCCACGTATCCGGTCACCGACAGTGTTTCGCCGCGCGCATATCGCCAGTGCCCCGGCTTCGCCAGCAGGTCCTTGACGGAGTGGATGGGGCTGTTGGCGCGCACGATCAACATCGCCACGTTGCCCTTCGCGCCGTCGTTGCGCACGAACTGGGCCACCACGCTCATGTGCTGGTGTTCCACCGCGTCAATGGCGAGCCGGCCTGACAGGAAGGCGATGTCCACGCGCTGTTCGCTAATGGCCCCCGACAGCCCCGCATAGCTGCTGACCGACACCGTGGTGACCGGATAGCCGAGCTTGCGCTCCAGATCTTCCAGCAACGGACGCCATTGCTCGCGGGATTCCGCGGCACTGCCAATGGGAAGGATGCCGAAGCGGATGGCAGACCGGGCCGGCTCCTGCGCGACCTCGTCGGCGTGGATCGAACTGAAGGGCACGAGCAGGCAGGCCACCCATATCGCCCGAAGCCATCCGTCGCGCAAACGACGACAAAGCACTCGACATGCCGTCTCCATGCCCTCTCCCCAGTGCTTCGCTGCAACCCTTGTAGCGCGATTGGAGGGCCGCCGCAATTTGTCACAAGGCGAAGATCGGCAAAAACTCAGCGCAAAATCGGCAAAGGATACTCACGCCCTTCGCGGCGCGGCTGGTAGCACGCGGCATGGTGGTGGAATGCCTCCGTGTCGCTGTCCGGATGCCAGCCCGGCAGGCCGGACAATGGCAAGGGGCGCAGATCCAGCGGATCACGCAGCAATAGCCCGGCCTCGATGCCTTCGACACAGGCGGATACCGGGCAGCCCTGCTCGCCCGCCCCGACGACCACCAAGGCCTTGCCTACAAGCAACTTGCCCGGCGTCAGCGCGTGCTCCAGCAGGGCATGGCCGAACACGTGAATGGCCGCACGACCGTCCAGCCAGGCAGCCCTTTCACGCCAGAACAGGCCGTACCAGTCGTGGGCATCCCACAGCGCCAGCAGGGCACGATCCCGCAGGGACACGATGACGCCCGCCTCGTCGAAGTGGGTCAACGCGTATTGCGCACGCGAGCGTTCCCGCGCCCCCATGAGCGCGATGCCGGCCATCTGCTGCGCGTTGAGCGCGCGCTTGAGCGACGGGTAGCGCAGCCACGCGAACGCATTGAACAAGTCATGCCAGTTCGCTTCGCGTGTGGCAATGTCGCCACGCTCCGCAATGCGCTGTTCGTAATGCAGTCCATCGCCCAGCAGCTCCTGCGTCTGGGCGATGAAACGTTCGCGCTGGCCCGTGGGCCGCGCGGCGTTGAGTTCGTCGATGGACGGCCAGTGCGCGCCTTGCATCCACGCGTTGTACTCGCGCCAGCCGCACAGCGGCCAACGCGTGAACACGGCGGGATCGACGCTTTCACGGGCGGGCGCGATGTAACGCATCACGCCGCTCGCGGATCAATCAGCCAGGCGAGCGTGCAGGTCGTGCTCGTCGGCGCCGTCGATCACCACATCGACGAACTGGCCCGGCTTGAGCAGCTGGCCGTTGGCGATATGCACCACACCGTCGATCTCCGGTGCGTCGGCCGCCGAACGCGCGACCGCGCCATCGGCGCCGGCCTCGTCGACCAGCACCTTCATGGTGCGGCCGATCTTGCGCTGCAGCTTGGCGGCGGAAATCTCCGCCTGCACGGCCATGAACTGCTCCAGGCGATCCTCCTTCAGCTCTTCCGACACCGCCCCCGGCAACTCATTGGCCTTGGCGCCATCCACCGGCGAGTAGGCGAACGCGCCCACGCGGTCGAGTTCGGCTTCGCGCAGGAAGTCGAGCAGTTCCTCGAACTCGGCATCGGTCTCGCCCGGGAAACCGACGATGAAGGTGCTGCGGATGGTGAGGTCCGGCACCACCTTGCGCCAGTTGCGGATGCGCTCCAGCGTCTTGTCGATGTTGCCCGGGCGCTTCATCAGCTTGAGGATGCGCGGGCTGGCATGCTGGAACGGAATGTCGAGGTACGGGAGGATCTTGCCCTCGGCCATCAACGGCATCACTTCGTCCACGTGCGGGTACGGGTAGACGTAGTGCAGGCGCGTCCACACGCCGAGTTCGGACAGGCCTTCGCACAGTTCGGTCATGCGCGTGCGGTAGCTCTTGTCGCGCCACTGGCGCTCGGCGTACTTCACGTCCACGCCGTAGGCGCTGGTGTCCTGCGAGATCACCAGCAGCTCCTTCACGCCGCCCTTGACCAGGCGCTCGGCTTCCAGCAGCACCTCGTCGACCGGACGCGACACCAGGTCGCCACGCATCGACGGGATGATGCAGAAGCTGCAACGGTGGTTGCAGCCTTCGGAAATCTTCAGGTACGCATAGTGCTTCGGCGTCAGCTTGATGCCCGTGTCCGGAATGATGTCCAGCAGCGGGTTGCGCTTGGGCGGCAAGGCCGAATGCACGGCATGCATCACGCTCGCATAGTCCTGCGGGCCGGTGATGGCGAGCACATCCGGATAGGCTTCGCGGATCAGCTCCGAGCGCTTGCCCAGGCAGCCCGTGACGATCACCTTGCCGTTCTCGTGCAACGCCTCGCCAATGGCGTCCAGCGATTCCTGCACGGCGGCATCGATGAAGCCGCAGGTGTTCACCACCACCGCATCGGCCGCGCCGTAACTGGGCACGATCTCGTAACCCTCGACCTTCAGCTGGGTAAGGATGCGCTCGGAATCGACCAGGGCCTTGGGGCATCCCAGGCTGACGAAACCGACTTTGGGCGAGACCTGCGACATGGCGTGGGGACCGTAACTATGCGGAAAACGGACCATTATATCTCACGTTGGCCCCATTCCCTGAATGGCTAGAATTAAGGTCTTGCCACCGGGGAGAACACGTCATGGGCCAGACCATCAACCTCAACACCACGCGGATGCAGTGCATCGGGGCGTATCTGGCCCAGCCAGCGGGGAAACCCAAGGGCGGCATCGTGGTGATCCAGGAGATCTTCGGCGTCAACGACCACGTCCGGCATGTCGTCGACCGCTTTGCCGATGCCGGCTACACCGCCATTGCGCCGTGCTTCTTCGACCACCTCGAAACCGGCGTGGAACTGGGCTACAACGAGGACGGCTATACGCGGGGCAAGGCGCTGGTGATGGAGCTGGGCATGGACCGCGCCGTGGAAGACGTGGCCAGCGCCGCAGAAGCCATTTCCTCCGCCGGGCGTATCGGCACGGTGGGCTACTGCTGGGGCGGTACCGTGGCCATGCTTGCGGCGCTACGCCTGGGCCTGCCCTCGGTGAGCTACTACGGCGCGCGCAATGTGCCTTTCCTGGGTGAGCAGCCCAAGGCGCCGGTGATGTTCCATTTCGGCGAGAAGGACAAATCCATTCCGCCGGAAATGGTGCAGAAGCACCGCGAGATGCTCCCGCAGATGGAAGTATTCACCTACCCCGCCGACCATGCCTTCAACCGCGATGTCGGCACGCAATACGACGAGGCGAGTGCAAAGCTCGCGTACCAGCGCACGCTGGCGTTCTTCGACCGGCACTTGGCGCACGGCGCATGAACGATGCGGCCTTTGTGCTCGACGCGCGCCTGAAGAACGACACGCGCCATGTCGTTTCGCTGGATCTGTGCGACGTATTGCTGATGAACGACGCGCGCTTTCCGTGGCTGGTGCTGGTGCCCCGCCAACTGGACCGGGTGGAAATCTGTGACCTGTCGGCGGATGACCAGGCGCTGCTGTGGCGCGAAGTGAACCGGGCATCACAGGCGCTCCGCACGACCGAGCCGTTCGACAAACTCAACCTCGGCGCACTGGGCAACATCGTCAGGCAGTTGCACGTGCACGTAGTGGGCCGGCGCGAGGGCGACGCCGCGTGGCCCGGCCCGGTATGGGGCAGCGGCACCGCCGTGCCCTATGGCGAAGAGACGCTGGCGTCACTGCTGCAGGCCTTGCGGAGATCGCTCGCCTGACAAGCACCCGATAAAAAAAGCCCGCGGAAACCGCGGGCTTTTTCGTCATGCCAGGCAGCTTACATATGCTGCTGCGGCGGCGGGGCTTCGGTCTTCACCGGTGCCTTGTAATCCTCGAGTTCGCGCGCCT
This genomic interval from Dyella japonica A8 contains the following:
- the greB gene encoding transcription elongation factor GreB; protein product: MSRWRPPSPSSTAIITRDGFEKLKSELDHLWHTLRPEVVKALAAAAAEGDRSENAEYTYRKKQLGEIDRRVRYLSKRIPSLKVAEGAPANRDTVFFGASIELENVDSGESVLYRIVGPDETDARQGWISIDSPLARAALKKHVDDEFDAELPGGRTRFVIVAVSY
- the phnD gene encoding phosphate/phosphite/phosphonate ABC transporter substrate-binding protein; the protein is MACLLVPFSSIHADEVAQEPARSAIRFGILPIGSAAESREQWRPLLEDLERKLGYPVTTVSVSSYAGLSGAISEQRVDIAFLSGRLAIDAVEHQHMSVVAQFVRNDGAKGNVAMLIVRANSPIHSVKDLLAKPGHWRYARGETLSVTGYVAPEAEVFAPNGLNSDTFFASVRVGNHQNNALAVSNGEVDVATCNNPDLDLFRHNFPEEAAQLRVIWRSQLIPSGVLVVRDGLAQPLRRQLIDFMHGYGQAPGAAGERERANLARIPDLAGFAAADNAVLRPFIDMEYRLMREQAEHGRWVNEAARTARLKQIDAGYQADLRQLLHE
- a CDS encoding DUF3025 domain-containing protein, translating into MRYIAPARESVDPAVFTRWPLCGWREYNAWMQGAHWPSIDELNAARPTGQRERFIAQTQELLGDGLHYEQRIAERGDIATREANWHDLFNAFAWLRYPSLKRALNAQQMAGIALMGARERSRAQYALTHFDEAGVIVSLRDRALLALWDAHDWYGLFWRERAAWLDGRAAIHVFGHALLEHALTPGKLLVGKALVVVGAGEQGCPVSACVEGIEAGLLLRDPLDLRPLPLSGLPGWHPDSDTEAFHHHAACYQPRREGREYPLPILR
- the rimO gene encoding 30S ribosomal protein S12 methylthiotransferase RimO, which codes for MSQVSPKVGFVSLGCPKALVDSERILTQLKVEGYEIVPSYGAADAVVVNTCGFIDAAVQESLDAIGEALHENGKVIVTGCLGKRSELIREAYPDVLAITGPQDYASVMHAVHSALPPKRNPLLDIIPDTGIKLTPKHYAYLKISEGCNHRCSFCIIPSMRGDLVSRPVDEVLLEAERLVKGGVKELLVISQDTSAYGVDVKYAERQWRDKSYRTRMTELCEGLSELGVWTRLHYVYPYPHVDEVMPLMAEGKILPYLDIPFQHASPRILKLMKRPGNIDKTLERIRNWRKVVPDLTIRSTFIVGFPGETDAEFEELLDFLREAELDRVGAFAYSPVDGAKANELPGAVSEELKEDRLEQFMAVQAEISAAKLQRKIGRTMKVLVDEAGADGAVARSAADAPEIDGVVHIANGQLLKPGQFVDVVIDGADEHDLHARLAD
- a CDS encoding dienelactone hydrolase family protein, with the translated sequence MGQTINLNTTRMQCIGAYLAQPAGKPKGGIVVIQEIFGVNDHVRHVVDRFADAGYTAIAPCFFDHLETGVELGYNEDGYTRGKALVMELGMDRAVEDVASAAEAISSAGRIGTVGYCWGGTVAMLAALRLGLPSVSYYGARNVPFLGEQPKAPVMFHFGEKDKSIPPEMVQKHREMLPQMEVFTYPADHAFNRDVGTQYDEASAKLAYQRTLAFFDRHLAHGA
- a CDS encoding HIT domain-containing protein, whose translation is MNDAAFVLDARLKNDTRHVVSLDLCDVLLMNDARFPWLVLVPRQLDRVEICDLSADDQALLWREVNRASQALRTTEPFDKLNLGALGNIVRQLHVHVVGRREGDAAWPGPVWGSGTAVPYGEETLASLLQALRRSLA